Proteins from one Plasmodium cynomolgi strain B DNA, chromosome 10, whole genome shotgun sequence genomic window:
- a CDS encoding hypothetical protein (putative): MLKEKLFKFMNYYYFIKNYYIYHILFLYTFFLRITYTYAEITISHFFTFLLNKYENNESQKEEEENFFYYFTHLFNFNNKNDDKFLNTKLFVVVYLPVCLKCFYTLFFDYIAYYVYIRYYFKRINNNFRKIYYSSVSYENGATQIGDGFFFKKDKVGLMHRINKRKKNSYDVCAKRLSDMSLYQCRKYMLRKKKAFSLWQRKQNLRTNRKKRRNRTVKRGTCKEDTKKKHPRIKFITCRNSFIKSKLLNNEPRDAQGNKLFHNVFKNRRNIFFRRKQRKRNDPEAGVLSSSSSTEQGAERKKDKCIFNKLYIGMQKGYNYVDSLHQGRNISDGTTGVSGTTSIYGIGPNGEDEHMSDHVHYDTSVVEVNAFCAPNSLVGNANEEDLHLLKFRLANMGDTQNDTTPNHFQNSNADYLALNESTPIGHNNESGNYEEIRFENLRENVVCISKTHHCNGDMEDAEKDQKSEEGESPQGRGDQVLMTPSNDLTKGDNPKGDNPKGDNPKGDGGDTPNYEEKKIKKSYRTLRGSLKMDYLFKDSYELAENNNMGSGENNDYYYYNKFKNFNYGKKDNLHNVRELINNKINAEYYHLKLNILILSCIIIQIFNSCILILISNNFIRKKDFFFLVTDVISENIFFLCGKFTNIYKKEFSINAIYVIQVISKMILSLSTIFIYFIYHIFVILYEHVNIMIINTFIKTLSIFVLSFIFLKNKDNFFNYDNDAKFASMNFEKEAGATTGKAATCEESDSVKIDIKGGELSKQNGADIVRNAPSGEVQTGCAVKKDPSEVSNNDDIPNHRRNFKQGIFSNYLYNDKYYGSYFNFSKNNYYGERLLSDDIVSKGSSKEKAKCVNPCFVKLKYVTEFLNLFKLLSRIKSYLFKKDEMKYSHSYTLLTVQDAKGDEQNVDPFFRNKREYKIKIPILGNLKKLFNISDNPGCYSGVQNSGITKYNSLIEQEMEYLRKKKKKKLLSGGQYRGHLYNIDNMNSLSSLRSLNSVKRAKKRNIIVSYPIKLLLSNLNFSNIFYICLLLIIPTFERIFLNYKIKNIKLDLHCYCYLNFVNYVTDLIGLYLYISYFNEESYSSSIVLSSLINIFLMTFRFFFLHNRFSQIWLLFLETILKSLHKTFFYMPIYILVTKVYIKNIHNLMCSFYSSILDASSFASYYFEYLILSYYNIDDSKNIFIFVYIIFLVLHLLSLVVISKLKKT, translated from the exons ATGTTAAAGGAGAAGCTATTCAAGTTTATGAACTATTATTActtcattaaaaattacTACATCTATCACATCCTCTTtctgtacacattttttttaaggataACTTATACATACGCAGAAATTACaatatcacatttttttacctttctgttgaataaatatgaaaataatgagtcgcaaaaggaagaggaggagaattttttttactatttcaCTCACTTGTTCAATTTTAACAATAAGAATGATGACAAGTTTTTAAACACGAAATTGTTTGTTGTTGTGTACTTACCAGTGTGCTTAAAATGCTTCTACACACTTTTCTTCGACTACATAGCATATTATGTGTACATTCGCTACTACTTCAAAAGGataaataacaattttaGGAAAATTTACTATTCCTCTGTGTCGTATGAAAATGGGGCTACTCAAATTGGtgatggttttttttttaaaaaggacaAAGTTGGACTCATGCACAGAatcaataaaagaaaaaaaaactcatatGATGTGTGTGCGAAGCGTCTATCTGACATGTCTCTCTACCAATGCAGGAAATATAtgttacgaaaaaaaaaggcctttTCCCTATGGCagaggaaacaaaatttaaggactaacagaaaaaaacgcagaaacAGAACCGTAAAAAGGGGTACCTGTAAAGAAGACACAAAGAAGAAACACCCAcgcattaaatttattacctGTAGAAATAgttttataaaaagtaaGCTCCTAAATAATGAACCACGGGATGCTCAGGGTAATAAGCTGTTCCATAATGTGTTTAAGAATAGgaggaatattttctttaGAAGGAAACAGAGAAAGAGAAATGATCCAGAGGCAGGGGTCCTTTCTTCTAGTAGCTCAACGGAGCAAGGAGCTGAGCGTAAAAAGGATAAgtgcatttttaacaagCTCTATATTGGCATGCAGAAGGGGTACAATTATGTGGATAGTCTTCACCAGGGGAGGAATATTTCGGATGGGACTACGGGCGTTAGTGGAACGACAAGCATCTATGGTATTGGCCCAAATGGAGAAGACGAACATATGAGTGACCATGTACACTACGACACAAGCGTCGTGGAGGTAAATGCCTTCTGCGCCCCAAACAGCTTGGTAGGAAACGCAAACGAGGAAGACCTTCACTTGCTCAAATTTAGGTTAGCTAATATGGGAGATACGCAAAACGACACAACACCAAACCATTTTCAGAATAGCAATGCAGATTACTTGGCGCTGAACGAATCAACCCCCATTGGGCATAACAATGAGAGCGGGAACTACGAAGAAATTCGCTTTGAAAATTTGAGGGAAAATGTGGTGTGCATTTCGAAGACGCATCATTGTAATGGTGATATGGAGGATGCTGAAAAGGACCAAAAGAgtgaggagggggaaagcCCTCAAGGGAGGGGCGACCAAGTGCTGATGACCCCCTCGAATGACCTCACAAAGGGGGACAACCCAAAGGGGGACAACCCAAAGGGGGACAATCCAAAGGGGGACGGAGGAGATACCCCAAATTACGAAGagaagaagataaagaagTCCTACCGCACCTTGAGAGGGAGCCTAAAAATGGACTACCTTTTTAAGGACAGCTATGAATTAGCAGAAAATAACAACATGGGGTCGGGAGAAAATAACGATTATTACTATTacaacaaatttaaaaattttaactacGGAAAGAAGGACAATTTGCACAACGTGAGGGAACTCataaacaacaaaataaatgcagaATATTATCACCTAAAATTGAACATACTCATTTTGTCCTGTATAATTATACAGATCTTTAACTCATGCATTTTGATACTAATTTCGAACAACTTTATAAGgaaaaaggattttttttttct CGTCACCGACGTTATttcagaaaatatatttttcctgtgTGGTAAATTTACAAACatatacaaaaaagaattcaGCATTAACGCCATCTACGTTATTCAAGTTATTAGCAAAATGATATTGAGCCTCTcaaccatttttatttatttcatatatcatatttttgtaatactTTACGAGCATGTGAATATTATGATTATAAACACTTTTATTAAAACGCTGTCcatttttgtcctttcttttattttccttaaaaataaggacaacttttttaattacgaTAATGATGCAAAGTTTGCCAGCATGAATTTTGAGAAGGAAGCGGGAGCCACAACTGGCAAGGCCGCTACCTGTGAGGAGAGCGACTCTGTTAAGATAGAcataaaagggggggaactAAGCAAACAGAACGGGGCAGATATTGTTAGGAATGCCCCATCCGGGGAAGTGCAAACCGGCTGTGCTGTCAAAAAGGATCCATCAGAAGTGAGTAACAATGATGATATACCCAACCATAGGAGGAATTTTAAGCAGGGAATATTTAGCAACTATCTGTACAATGATAAGTACTATGGGAGTTATTTTAACTTTTCGAAGAATAACTACTATGGTGAAAGACTTCTTAGTGACGATATTGTCTCAAAGGGGTCGTCgaaggaaaaggcaaaatgcgTGAATCCCTGTTTTGTAAAACTAAAATATGTCACAGAatttttaaacctttttaAACTCTTATCAAGAATAAAAAGCTACCTTTTTAAGAAGGATGAAATGAAGTATAGCCACAGTTACACACTGCTAACTGTGCAGGATGCAAAAGGTGATGAGCAGAATGTggatccattttttcgaaacAAAAGAGAATACAAAATTAAGATTCCAATTCTAGGGaaccttaaaaaattatttaatatttctgATAACCCTGGTTGCTATTCGGGTGTGCAAAACTCggggattacaaaatataactcCCTAATTGAGCAGGAAATGGAAtatttacgtaaaaaaaaaaagaaaaaactactGAGCGGTGGGCAATACAGGGGACATCTATATAACATAGACAACATGAACAGCTTAAGCAGCTTAAGAAGCTTAAACAGCGTAAAGCGcgcgaaaaagagaaacatcATCGTTAGCTATCCTATCAAGTTACTACTGAGCAATTTGAACTTTtccaacattttttacatctgCTTATTGTTAATTATTCCAACATTTGAAAGGATATTcctaaattataaaattaaaaatattaaactAGATTTACACTGCTACTGCTAtctcaattttgtgaattatGTGACGGATCTGATAGGTCTCTACCTTTACATTAGTTACTTTAATGAGGAATCCTACTCCTCCTCTATAGTTCTCAGCTCCCTCATCAACATATTCCTGATgacttttcgctttttcttcttgcacAACCGGTTTAGCCAGATATGGTTGCTG TTCCTGGAAACCATACTTAAGTCGCTTCACAAGACGTTCTTTTATATGCCTATTTATATACTAGTCACGAAG GTGTACATAAAGAACATTCACAATTTGATGTGCTCCTTCTACTCCAGCATTTTGGACGCCAGTTCCTTCGCCTCCTACTATTTTGAATATC TTATCCTGAGCTATTACAACATTGACGATTCAAAGAATATCTTCATCTTTGTTTATATTATCTTCCTGGTGCTGCATCTGTTATCGCTTGTCGTTATTTCGAAGTTGAAGAAGACGTGA
- a CDS encoding phosphoenolpyruvate/phosphate translocator precursor (putative) codes for MNVLIRTFILTVVIKTQLILGRSLSYDKQSYVPKVYANLHGASPSEVVKKANRTYRNVKNKNYFPDFSSSASFSNLPSSTPLFINNYKPKYEKIKRTGTSSLHISDAHNYKIKTSQHVINSLNKKIKEGIFSLFNAANRDTSIYSNDFESNKIIDDISSSDKSQNSGKENQSAFGKEVLGDNNNVGKGADQKKPCTFLNNVVEGGKTVSLLGLWYVCNIFYNIENKKALNLLNLPITIAIAQIYVGLPIFLIPWALKLRNQPELFYDEQEMKKINLSDRNALIKALQKYVLFLKKYSSIMKQSIYHGYAHLLSVIAMGAGAISFVHIVKASSPLFAAFFSYFLMNNRMSLYTYSSLLPIVFGVSLASIKELSFTYKALYSTLSANVLSTMRAIEAKIMMDKNLEKLGKHLTPENIFALLTLSSAIFLTPALYLDAHKWKDAYSYLMENKDVLKVLGRHVLMSGVWFYLYNQLSFISLNRLNHITHAVASTVKRVFLILTSYFIFGTKFSFLGGLGSTMAVSGTFLYSL; via the coding sequence atgaaTGTACTCATTAGAACGTTTATACTTACGGTTGTAATCAAGACGCAACTTATTTTAGGAAGGAGTTTAAGCTACGATAAGCAGAGCTATGTCCCGAAGGTGTACGCTAATTTGCACGGTGCGAGCCCCAGTGAGGTTGTGAAGAAGGCGAATAGGACGTACAGAAATgttaagaacaaaaattattttcccgaTTTTTCCAGTTCTGCCAGTTTCTCCAACCTCCCGAGCAGCACCCCCCTGTTCATTAACAACTACAAACCCAAGTATGAGAAGATAAAGAGGACGGGGACATCGAGTCTCCACATCTCGGACGCCCACaactacaaaataaaaaccagTCAACATGTGATAAACTcactgaacaaaaaaataaaggagggAATATTTTCCCTATTTAATGCTGCAAATAGAGACACCAGCATTTATAGCAACGACTTTGaaagtaataaaattatagatGACATTTCTTCCAGTGATAAATCTCAAAATAGTGGGAAGGAAAATCAAAGTGCATTCGGGAAAGAAGTCTTAGGAGATAACAATAATGTAGGGAAAGGGGCAGATCAAAAAAAACCATGCACCTTTTTAAACAATGTGGTTGAAGGAGGAAAGACAGTGTCCTTGCTAGGGCTTTGGTATGTATGTAACATATTCTACaacattgaaaataaaaaggcattaaatttgttaaatttgCCAATTACAATTGCGATAGCGCAAATTTATGTAGGGTTGCCAATCTTCTTAATTCCTTGGGCCCTCAAATTGAGAAATCAACCAGAACTATTCTACGATGAACaggaaatgaagaaaataaaccTGAGTGATAGaaatgcattaataaaaGCATTACAAAAGTATGtactctttttaaaaaaatatagtagtATAATGAAGCAAAGTATATATCATGGGTATGCCCACCTCTTATCCGTTATAGCCATGGGAGCTGGGGCAATCAGCTTTGTCCACATTGTTAAAGCGTCTTCACCATTATTTGCAGCTTTCTTCTCATATTTCTTAATGAACAACAGAATGTCTCTCTATACTTATTCCTCCCTACTTCCAATCGTATTTGGTGTATCCTTAGCGTCAATAAAGGAACTATCATTTACCTACAAGGCGTTATATTCAACCCTGTCAGCTAACGTACTTTCAACCATGAGAGCTATAGAagcaaaaattatgatgGATAAAAATCTCGAAAAATTAGGAAAACATTTAACACCTGAAAATATATTCGCTCTTTTAACTCTCTCCTCTGCAATCTTCTTAACCCCAGCTTTATATCTTGATGCACACAAGTGGAAAGATGCCTACTCCTACTTGATGGAAAACAAGGACGTTTTAAAGGTACTGGGAAGACATGTACTTATGTCCGGTGTTTGGTTTTATCTGTATAATCAGTTATCCTTCATTTCGTTAAACAGATTAAATCATATTACTCACGCCGTGGCCAGCACAGTGAAAAGAGTTTTCTTAATATTAACTAGCTACTTCATATTTGGAacgaaattttcttttcttggGGGACTTGGCTCAACTATGGCTGTAAGTGGCACTTTCTTATACTCTctg
- a CDS encoding hypothetical protein (putative) — protein sequence MDLWDKDYEKAIQTGKEIKKILRQNEKEKKKAKNRAILRGKITEFNQNVRFLQHQLNNDYIKNDKQYSKNESKYKYKVSTLEKMKRDIMNLYEDFASTNEEVHFGMRQADASFNINMDFLNDLDNENGSYLNDLNKEELLLKQQNLMKLQDEQLSFLEGTTHNLKNISYNINNELRVHNELLDDIDRDVDETNNLLNRNRNIFERVTNNTSNYFLYVIIAVLTTSLVLFIIIL from the exons ATGGATTTGTGGGACAAAGACTATGAGAAGGCCATACAGACAgggaaagaaattaaaaagatattaagacaaaatgaaaaggagaagaagaaggcgaaaaatAGGGCAATCttaagggggaaaataaccGAATTTAATCAAAATGTTAGATTCTTGCAGCACCAGCTAAATaatgattatataaaaaatgacaaacagTACAGCAAGAACGAATCCAAGTATAAGTACAAAGTGAGCACcctggaaaaaatgaaaagggacATAATGAATTTGTATGAGGATTTCGCTTCGACCAATGAGGAGGTACATTTTGGAATGCGGCAAGCC gATGCCTCGTTCAACATAAACATGGATTTTCTAAACGACCTGGACAACGAGAATGGCTCATACTTGAACGATTTAAACAAGGAGGAGTTACTCCTGAAGCAGCAAAATTTGATGAAGTTGCAAGACGAGCAGCTGAGCTTTCTGGAAGGCACTACGCacaacttaaaaaatatcagcTACAATATAAACAACGAATTACGAGTACACAATGAACTGTTGGATGACATAGACAGGGATGTCGATGAGACGAACAATTTGCTTAACAGGAACAGAAACATTTTCGAAAGAGTCACAAATAATACcagtaattattttttgtatgtaaTTATTGCCGTGTTGACCACGTCGCTCGTgcttttcataattattctCTAG
- a CDS encoding hypothetical protein (putative) codes for MKKGKSKTKKKLPKGQERYIPTQEEVEKRNAEITRKQQKEEPEKTSEVGSVGGGSMCGSDSQAHSSENEKKTPKKKVRIVVDEKVKEKESKKEKEEKKPQKDKEDPP; via the coding sequence atgaagaagggcAAAtcgaagacaaaaaaaaagcttcccAAGGGTCAGGAGAGATACATACCAACGcaggaagaagtggaaaaaagaaatgcagaAATTACGAGGAAGCAACAGAAGGAGGAACCCGAGAAAACCTCAGAAGTGGGGTCCGTGGGAGGTGGCTCAATGTGCGGGAGCGACTCTCAAGCACATAGctcagaaaatgaaaagaagacCCCAAAGAAGAAGGTCAGAATAGTGGTAGACGAAAaggtaaaggaaaaagaatccaaaaaggagaaagaggaaaagaaaccACAGAAGGATAAAGAGGACCCCCCCAA
- a CDS encoding hypothetical protein (putative), which yields MMNFLFVKNYMTATDQEMQNNADPIMDIVATAPSDSLYFIERINLISAVISISTSLPYLAYLIIHWKECSCNEILRWWIVINSLLQLVQAPVRFFLYFLLRKYKMENERMHIHALRRLTSSKGWKLSKRFSLLNYLWFITGTVVMVVTRKYTRNFYLWFISWSIILSCVFRVFFTVIWFCFFFPYHQNVPKQKKGVPKPFFAEIPTFKYSPDRKLKNESCSICLSDFAEKDDILELRCLHNFHTKCAKKWLSQRRQCPLCQRDVMKNN from the exons atgatgaacttTTTA TTTGTGAAAAACTACATGACCGCCACTGACCAAGAAATGCAGAACAATGCCGACCCCATAATGGACATCGTAGCAACTGCACCAAGTGACTCATTGTACTTTATCGAAAGAATAAATCTCATTTCAGCTGTAATAAGCATCAGTACTTCCCTCCCCTACTTGGCGTATCTAATAATTCACTGGAAGGAATGCTCATGCAATGAGATCCTGAGATGGTGGATAGTAATTAACAGTTTGCTGCAGCTTGTACAGGCCCCCGTACGATTTTTTCTGTACTTCCTGTTGAGGAAGTATAAGATGGAAAATGAGCGGATGCACATTCACGC GCTGAGAAGACTCACGAGCTCCAAGGGATGGAAACTGAGCAAGAGGTTCAGCCTGCTGAACTATTTATGGTTTATTACAGGGACCGTCGTAATGGTCGTGACAAGAAAGTACACTAGGAACTTCTACTTGTGGTTTATATCATGGTCTATTATCCTGTCATGTGTGTTCCGAGTATTCTTTACAGTCATAtggttttgctttttttttccatatcaTCAAAATGTTccgaaacagaaaaagggggtgcCAAAACCCTTTTTCGCAGAAATTCCTACCTTTAAATATTCACCAGATAGAAAATTAAAGAACGAGTCCTGCTCCATTTGCCTATCCGACTTTGCCGAAAAGGATGACATTCTTGAATTAAGATGTTTACACAACTTCCACACAAAGTGTGCCAAGAAATGGCTCTCCCAGAGGAGACAATGCCCTCTCTGCCAAAGGGATGTTATGAAAAACAATTAA